A genomic segment from Segniliparus rotundus DSM 44985 encodes:
- a CDS encoding CocE/NonD family hydrolase, producing MDNGFARCFARWLGTGFASAGLTAAAWLTASAAASADETAASSEGAGAFAPIAPLRDSGLIASNARVAAEADDEANLAAEAPDDADDEASAQDVDVDEREAADANDPKYPDQFTLGDLENQWSDTWENDLQYTNIGIDWDVPITMSDGTVLKANVYRPLNDDGTPVDEQLPVIVNITPYTKLASMAIDSIMIPHYGENWVNFFGDMYMPPGLKGLEQLLQGFNSGFFQELGVDRRLLQSGYAQVVVDQRGTGFSQGTWQVLGKREQLDDKEVVEWASEQPWSNGKVGMTGVSYSAINQLQAAQQHPKGLKALFPVVPSADLVADVVAPGGGVGVGFLPYWLSLINFMKVLPDLSASAGGTYDWQWADDRRKEVFVKLDLLAQALNTPDIDKVAEYYLDSLDEDSPILQEVQRRQAQGQSMGQILVAIARTGSPWRDKALSEGDPHRIPLDVANFADETSPWRKDLITDVSKVDVPTFVVGGWHDLFVNSEVRLLNELPLPPSEKKVLIGDWYHFTTGSGLGKYPNPPRMDVLARAWFDHWLKGIDNGIDTFAPATFFSQSGGSGVWTNADEWPRKGMEYQKLYLSGQQAMSTAFSMLDGSLAEQPDEDENGHWISFGLTNMCSRDMNQPFLGFMAWIDACHIDSRIAELNGLTFTSAPVEEQTVISGPIAVHLNTVQQNKDGYWDVTVNDVDEFGQSTVLSTGQLVVSLRGLNESKTTRLPDGTVVDPYPVLDFANWRPVEPGDPTPIDVGVVPTDATLEPGHRLRVDVFASNFPKSIPIWPLMDDMRLAPQLLELDPDSPSWVVLPVNRNIPGVS from the coding sequence ATGGACAATGGATTTGCGCGCTGTTTCGCGCGTTGGCTCGGCACTGGATTCGCCAGCGCCGGGTTGACGGCAGCTGCTTGGCTCACCGCGAGCGCGGCAGCGTCGGCGGACGAGACCGCCGCGTCTTCGGAAGGGGCAGGGGCGTTCGCGCCCATCGCCCCATTGCGCGACAGCGGCCTGATCGCGTCGAACGCCCGTGTCGCCGCGGAAGCGGACGACGAGGCCAATCTCGCGGCAGAGGCTCCCGACGACGCCGACGACGAGGCGTCCGCGCAGGACGTGGACGTGGACGAGCGGGAGGCCGCCGACGCGAACGATCCGAAGTATCCGGACCAGTTCACGCTGGGCGACTTGGAGAACCAGTGGTCCGACACCTGGGAGAACGACCTGCAGTACACGAACATCGGGATCGACTGGGACGTGCCGATCACGATGAGCGACGGAACGGTGCTCAAAGCGAACGTCTACCGTCCGCTCAACGACGACGGCACACCGGTGGACGAACAGCTGCCGGTGATCGTGAACATCACCCCGTACACCAAGCTGGCCTCGATGGCCATCGACTCGATCATGATCCCCCATTACGGGGAGAACTGGGTCAACTTCTTCGGCGACATGTACATGCCGCCCGGCCTGAAGGGGCTCGAACAGTTGCTGCAAGGCTTCAACTCCGGGTTCTTCCAGGAGCTCGGCGTCGACCGCAGGCTGTTGCAATCGGGCTACGCGCAGGTGGTGGTCGACCAGCGCGGCACCGGCTTCTCTCAGGGAACCTGGCAGGTGTTGGGCAAGCGCGAGCAGCTCGACGACAAGGAAGTCGTGGAGTGGGCCTCGGAACAGCCGTGGTCGAATGGCAAGGTCGGGATGACCGGTGTCTCGTATTCCGCCATCAACCAGCTGCAAGCGGCCCAACAGCATCCGAAGGGCCTCAAGGCGCTCTTCCCCGTCGTGCCGAGCGCGGACCTCGTCGCGGACGTGGTGGCCCCGGGCGGCGGCGTCGGCGTCGGCTTCCTGCCCTACTGGTTGTCGCTGATCAACTTCATGAAAGTGCTCCCGGACCTGTCGGCCAGCGCGGGGGGCACCTACGACTGGCAGTGGGCCGACGACCGGCGCAAAGAGGTCTTCGTCAAGCTCGACCTTCTGGCCCAGGCGTTGAACACCCCGGACATCGACAAAGTGGCGGAGTACTACCTTGACTCCCTTGACGAGGACTCGCCGATCTTGCAGGAGGTGCAGCGCCGCCAAGCGCAAGGCCAGAGCATGGGCCAAATCCTGGTCGCCATTGCCAGGACAGGCTCGCCGTGGCGGGACAAGGCGCTGAGCGAAGGCGACCCGCATCGGATTCCCCTGGATGTTGCCAATTTCGCGGACGAAACCTCCCCGTGGCGCAAGGACTTGATCACCGACGTGAGCAAGGTCGACGTGCCCACTTTCGTGGTGGGCGGCTGGCACGACCTCTTCGTCAACAGCGAGGTGCGCCTCCTGAACGAGTTGCCGCTGCCGCCGAGCGAGAAGAAAGTCCTCATCGGCGACTGGTACCACTTCACGACCGGATCCGGCCTCGGGAAATACCCGAACCCGCCGAGAATGGACGTGCTCGCCCGAGCATGGTTCGACCACTGGCTGAAAGGCATTGACAACGGGATCGACACATTCGCGCCCGCCACCTTCTTCAGCCAGTCCGGCGGGAGCGGAGTGTGGACGAACGCCGACGAGTGGCCGCGCAAAGGCATGGAGTACCAGAAGCTGTACCTTTCCGGCCAGCAGGCGATGTCCACCGCGTTCTCGATGCTCGACGGGTCCCTCGCGGAACAGCCCGACGAGGACGAGAACGGGCATTGGATCTCGTTCGGTTTGACGAACATGTGCTCGCGGGACATGAACCAGCCCTTCCTCGGTTTCATGGCCTGGATCGACGCCTGCCATATCGACTCGCGGATCGCGGAGCTCAACGGCCTGACCTTCACCAGCGCCCCGGTCGAGGAGCAGACGGTGATCTCCGGCCCCATCGCGGTGCACCTGAACACGGTGCAACAGAACAAGGACGGGTATTGGGATGTGACGGTCAACGACGTGGACGAGTTCGGCCAGTCCACAGTCCTCTCCACCGGCCAGCTCGTGGTCTCGCTGCGCGGCTTGAACGAGTCCAAGACCACGCGCCTGCCGGACGGCACCGTCGTGGACCCGTACCCGGTCCTCGACTTCGCCAACTGGCGCCCGGTCGAGCCGGGCGACCCGACGCCGATCGACGTCGGGGTCGTCCCCACCGACGCGACGTTGGAGCCGGGGCACCGGTTGCGCGTGGACGTGTTCGCCAGCAACTTCCCCAAGTCGATCCCGATCTGGCCGTTGATGGACGACATGCGCCTGGCCCCCCAGCTGCTCGAACTCGACCCCGACTCCCCGAGCTGGGTCGTGCTCCCCGTCAACCGCAACATCCCAGGAGTGTCCTGA
- a CDS encoding TetR/AcrR family transcriptional regulator, giving the protein MSNTVSRRPYAPRMPAEQRREQILDAALALICSGGIEAVTVDAVAKSIGVTRPVVYSQFTDSNNILRESLKREGNLAIAQLAAIVPKNLNDAEPTTVLTDMTRSFLETVLSSPNRWRSILLPAYGGSPPAWQKFKKRAEATAFEVLTGFLKTLAGARQKDMDLELAAHALLRAWEEAGRLVLADPEVYTVERLTTFYSALFSSLVTTPKHKP; this is encoded by the coding sequence ATGAGCAACACAGTGAGCAGGCGCCCGTACGCGCCGAGGATGCCCGCGGAGCAACGCCGCGAGCAGATCCTCGATGCCGCGTTGGCGCTGATCTGTTCGGGCGGCATCGAAGCGGTCACCGTCGACGCCGTCGCAAAATCCATCGGCGTGACCCGCCCGGTGGTGTACAGCCAGTTCACGGATTCCAACAACATCCTGCGCGAATCGCTCAAGAGAGAAGGCAACCTCGCGATCGCCCAGCTCGCCGCGATCGTCCCGAAGAATTTGAACGACGCGGAACCGACAACCGTGCTGACCGATATGACCCGGTCGTTCCTTGAGACGGTGCTCTCCTCCCCCAATCGGTGGCGGTCGATTCTGCTCCCCGCGTACGGCGGCTCCCCGCCCGCGTGGCAGAAGTTCAAAAAACGCGCCGAGGCGACCGCCTTCGAGGTGCTCACCGGTTTTCTGAAAACCTTGGCGGGCGCGAGGCAAAAAGACATGGACCTCGAATTGGCGGCGCACGCGTTGCTCCGGGCATGGGAGGAGGCCGGCAGGCTCGTCCTCGCCGACCCCGAGGTGTACACCGTCGAGCGGCTGACGACTTTCTACAGCGCGCTGTTCTCATCCCTGGTCACCACGCCAAAACACAAGCCGTAG
- a CDS encoding nitroreductase — protein sequence MAEILDFSELVRARHSVRAFLPEPLSKEELDGVLGDAQRSPSNSNTQPWRVHIVSGAKRDELRAALLDAAARGETSLDFSFDPKYGQNEVLLEHMRQFGQVYYETMGVSRDDAEGRSKLMLRNLGFFNAPHVAFLFLPVVGDSVRVAADIGMYAQTFLLSLVARGFGGIPQTMLGHFANTVREVLGISEEHKLLFGISFGRPDESALENSFRVDRTPVEHSVVLHS from the coding sequence ATGGCAGAAATTCTGGACTTCTCCGAACTCGTTCGGGCCCGGCATTCGGTTCGCGCGTTCTTGCCGGAGCCCCTGTCGAAAGAGGAGCTCGACGGGGTGCTCGGGGACGCGCAGCGGTCTCCGTCGAACAGCAACACGCAGCCTTGGCGCGTGCACATCGTCTCCGGGGCCAAGCGCGACGAGCTCCGCGCTGCGTTGTTGGACGCGGCCGCGCGCGGCGAGACGAGCTTGGATTTCTCCTTCGACCCCAAATACGGCCAGAACGAAGTGCTGCTCGAGCATATGAGGCAGTTCGGGCAGGTGTACTACGAGACGATGGGCGTGTCGCGGGACGACGCCGAGGGCCGCAGCAAGCTCATGTTGCGCAACCTGGGGTTCTTCAACGCCCCGCATGTGGCGTTCCTGTTCTTGCCGGTCGTCGGGGACAGCGTCCGGGTCGCGGCGGACATCGGCATGTACGCGCAGACATTCCTGCTCTCGCTCGTCGCGCGCGGTTTCGGCGGCATCCCGCAGACCATGCTCGGGCACTTCGCCAACACGGTGCGCGAGGTGCTCGGGATCTCCGAGGAGCACAAGCTGCTCTTCGGGATTTCGTTCGGCCGACCGGACGAGTCGGCGTTGGAGAACAGCTTCCGCGTCGACCGCACGCCCGTCGAGCACAGCGTGGTGCTGCACTCCTGA
- a CDS encoding LLM class F420-dependent oxidoreductase — protein MPRPIRVSLFIPPTRLASYSAVRDQVTAAEETGADILFGYDHFFPPEVTGFKDGVPELADPQPDLPNFEPLTALAAWAEQTSRPELGLLVTGVGYRNPDLLADIARTIDHISGGRHILGLGAGWYKPDYDEYGYEFGTFTTRFKLFEESLERITARFAKLNPAPTRHIPVLIGGGGEKKTLPLVAKHADIWHSFSDLESLHRKKDILTGLLEQNGRAADAVEISQNWPGAEQADAYVAAGVTLFNVDYRLDDPEKVAAVREIIAWRDKANG, from the coding sequence ATGCCCCGTCCTATCCGAGTCAGCCTCTTCATCCCGCCGACCCGGCTCGCCAGCTACAGCGCTGTTCGAGACCAGGTCACGGCGGCCGAGGAAACAGGGGCGGACATCTTGTTCGGCTACGACCATTTTTTCCCGCCAGAGGTGACTGGCTTCAAGGACGGCGTGCCGGAGCTCGCCGACCCGCAGCCCGATTTGCCGAATTTCGAGCCGCTGACGGCGTTGGCGGCGTGGGCGGAGCAGACGAGCCGGCCGGAGCTGGGGCTTTTGGTCACGGGAGTCGGGTACCGCAATCCTGACTTGCTCGCGGACATTGCGCGGACCATCGACCATATTTCCGGCGGTCGGCACATCCTGGGCTTGGGCGCGGGCTGGTACAAACCGGACTATGACGAGTACGGCTACGAGTTCGGCACGTTCACCACGCGGTTCAAGCTGTTCGAGGAGAGCTTGGAGCGCATCACGGCGAGGTTCGCGAAGCTCAACCCGGCTCCGACCCGGCATATCCCTGTCTTGATCGGCGGCGGTGGTGAGAAGAAGACGTTGCCGTTGGTCGCGAAGCACGCCGATATTTGGCACTCGTTCAGCGACTTGGAATCGCTGCATCGCAAGAAAGACATTCTGACGGGTCTTTTGGAGCAGAACGGCCGCGCCGCCGACGCCGTCGAGATCTCGCAGAACTGGCCGGGAGCCGAGCAGGCCGACGCGTACGTCGCGGCGGGCGTGACCCTCTTCAATGTCGACTACCGGCTGGACGACCCCGAGAAGGTCGCGGCGGTCCGGGAGATCATCGCGTGGCGGGACAAGGCGAACGGCTGA